The Desulfonatronum lacustre DSM 10312 region CTTCAGTTGCTCCCGGCTCTCAGCCTGGACGGGAGGCTGGCGGAGCAGCGCACGCCCTGCGGCGAAGGTGTCGAAGAGCTGATCGTCGAGATCGTTGCGGTCGGTGATCATGACCACCGTCGGGTTGGTCAGGCGCGGTTCGCGGATCAGCGCACCGGCCAGCATCAGCATGGTCAGCGACTTGCCCGACCCCTGGGTGTGCCAGATCACGCCGCCGCGACCGTCGCCCTCACCTGAGGGCGGCCTGAGACTCGTCAGCACGCTGGCCCGCGCCTTGCGCACCGCGCGGAACTGGTGGTAGCCCGCGATTTTCTTGGCGATGTCGCCTCTTTCGTCCTCCTCGAAGGTGACGCAGGTCCGCAGGTAGTCCACCAGCGCCCGCGGCTCGAACAGCCCCCGGATCAGCGCCTCCAGCGTTGGCGCGCCGCCGCCGTCGTCGTGCAGCGGACGCCAGGGCATGAAGCGGCTGCGCCCGCTGGTGATCGAACCGACGCGGGTCAGCATGCCGTCCGAGACCGCCAGCAGCAGGTTCGGCACGAACAGGTCGGGGGCGGTCTGCATGTAGCGGTCGAGCTGGTCGATGGCGACGCCGAGGTCGGCCTGGGTGTCGGTCGGGTCCTTCAACTCGATGACCGCGACCGGCAGGCCGTTCAGGAATACCGTCAGGTCCGGGCGGATAAGTTTTTGTGAAGCTCCGGCGACACTGAGCTGGCGTACCACGAGGAGATCATTCGCCGTCGGCTTGTCGAAATCGATGAGGCGCGCGCGTCCTCCGCGTGTTTCACCGTTCCCATGACCAATTCGGGCATCACGGTATTCGACCTCGACGCCATCGGTGAGCAGCGCATGGAACCAGCGATTGTTCTGAAGCAGCGTGGGATGCGGCGGGCGCGACAGAATGCGCACCACCTCCTCGACGGTGTCGTGGGGCAGGTCCGGGTTGAGGCGATGCAGGGCCGCGCCGAGGCGGCCATTCAGCACGACCTCGGTGGCTTTGCCACGCTCGCCTGCGTCGTCAATCTCGACGCCGCGTTTGGTGGCCGCGCCGATTGCGCCGAAGTAGACGGCGGCGACATCCTCGACGCTGTGTTCCGAAACAGCACTCATGACTGCCTCCGGGGCTGTTGGCGGGTTCGATAGAGCCGCTCAGTGAAGCCGCCTTCCTGCTCAAAGGCGGCGGCCTGCGCCTGAACTTGACGGTCCAGCAACGAGATCGCCACGCCGATCAGAACCAGCGCCGCATTGGCCGCAGCGCCAGAATACATGGATTGCATGGATTGCATGGACGGCATGGACCGGGCATCAAGTCCGATCTGTCCATCGATCTGTCCATCGGGTCCAGCCAATCCATGATCTCGAACCCAGATCGCCACCTCGTCCACGGTGGTGCAGCGGCGGGCCACCAGCATCTTGCGCCGCGGGTCGTCCGGCACCCACAGCGCCAAGCCCCGCTGGCGTAGGAAATCCTCGTAGTCCAGGCGCAGTTCTTCGAGGCTGGCCTTGGCCACGTTGGTCAGCTTCAGTTCCATTTTCTTCGAGGTGCCGCTGGCCACGCTCCCCTCGGCGATATTCTGCACCCCCGAGCGCGCCGCCTGCACCATCTGGTCGTGGGTGCGGCTGCGCCGGTCGATGTAGCGGTTGCAGAAGCGCACGGTCACGTCATAGGCCAGTTGCGCCACCTGGAAGCTCTTCAGCCGCCGGTATCCCCCATGCTTCGGCAGCAGCGGCTCCCGCCCATCCCCCCGACCCCGCCCATCTCGTCCATTCATGGCGCCGCCTCCACACGGACCTGGCCGCTCAGCAACTTGGGTAGAAGGTAGTCGCGCATCTCGGCGAGCTTGGCGGATTCGTCGTGATTCTTAGCCACAAGTGCAAACAGCGAGTCGGCGATACCAGCGAACGCCTCCCGAGTTGATGCCGGGGGCACGGTGACCGGTCGATTGAGGACATCCCCGGGTCGCACCCGTTGATGGCTGTTTGATGTGCCGGATGCACCCTGTGCGAGTTCCTCGCGAAAGGCGGCCTGTTGGAACTGGCAATACAGGTAGTGCCGATCCGAGATCTGGCTCGGCACAAAGACCATAAACTCAGTCGATGCGATCTGTTTCCTGCCGCGAGGCCTTGGTGGAAGCCATACCCTCGCGATTCGCGGGTTCAGCTTAGACAGAAGTACACACCCCTCTACGACGAGGAACTTGTTGCTCTTGATGGCGCTTCCCGCCTCGACGACAGGACGCATCCCTGCATCGAATGCGGGGATGCTGAAATGATCGACAATCTCATCAGGGCTCTCCTGCGGTTTGACCTGTGTCTTCGAGATGGTTGCCAGGTCACTAATCGTTCCGGCATCCCACCCCTCCGGCACGGGGCCGATGGCGGAGTCGACGAAGCGGGTAGGCAGGGCGTCGAAGACGGGCTTCGGCATGGAAGGGAAGGCGGTCGCGCCGCCAGCCTTGGCCTTGACCGGCTCGAAGTCCACGAACCACGCCCGGAAGATCGCCCGCGCCAGCCGCTCCAGCGCCCGTGCCGTCCGCCGGTTCTGCTCGATCTTGTCGTCCAATGCGCCGAGGACGGCGGCGATGGCGCGTTGTTCGTTGGTTGGGGGCAGCAGAAATGGAAGCGCCCCTAATATCGAAGTATTCAGATTGGGCATCGTTGCGCCAACGGCATGACGCACAACCCACTCACGCGACGCGGGATGACTCAGAAAATACGATGCATAGCGTGGATCTACGACTCCTTCGCCAAAGCGGACTCGAAGACAACCGGTTCCGCAGAGCCAGCCGTTCTCCTTTTCCGTAATCAGCGCCCTGCGTTCCACGTCACCACGTCGGCTGTAGACGATGTCACCTGGTTTCACGAGATACCGAGAAAGCCTCTCTGCATCGCCTGGGGTGATGCGAGCAATCCCTCCCTCATCTACGCGGTCTTGAGAGATGTTCTGCGGCATGATTGAAGGCACGCCAATCGCCACGTAATCAGATGCGTGAAGCTGACTTCCGAACGGGCCCGTCTGGATGTCACCACCGCCACGGCGGCAGACTTCGCCCATGAGTTCCCACTCCCAATTCGCGGGAGCTGATTGAAACAGTGCATCAGCCGCCATTCTGCAAGCCT contains the following coding sequences:
- a CDS encoding four helix bundle suffix domain-containing protein — its product is MNGRDGRGRGDGREPLLPKHGGYRRLKSFQVAQLAYDVTVRFCNRYIDRRSRTHDQMVQAARSGVQNIAEGSVASGTSKKMELKLTNVAKASLEELRLDYEDFLRQRGLALWVPDDPRRKMLVARRCTTVDEVAIWVRDHGLAGPDGQIDGQIGLDARSMPSMQSMQSMYSGAAANAALVLIGVAISLLDRQVQAQAAAFEQEGGFTERLYRTRQQPRRQS
- a CDS encoding restriction endonuclease subunit S; translation: MAADALFQSAPANWEWELMGEVCRRGGGDIQTGPFGSQLHASDYVAIGVPSIMPQNISQDRVDEGGIARITPGDAERLSRYLVKPGDIVYSRRGDVERRALITEKENGWLCGTGCLRVRFGEGVVDPRYASYFLSHPASREWVVRHAVGATMPNLNTSILGALPFLLPPTNEQRAIAAVLGALDDKIEQNRRTARALERLARAIFRAWFVDFEPVKAKAGGATAFPSMPKPVFDALPTRFVDSAIGPVPEGWDAGTISDLATISKTQVKPQESPDEIVDHFSIPAFDAGMRPVVEAGSAIKSNKFLVVEGCVLLSKLNPRIARVWLPPRPRGRKQIASTEFMVFVPSQISDRHYLYCQFQQAAFREELAQGASGTSNSHQRVRPGDVLNRPVTVPPASTREAFAGIADSLFALVAKNHDESAKLAEMRDYLLPKLLSGQVRVEAAP